One Fundidesulfovibrio terrae genomic window carries:
- a CDS encoding PEP-CTERM sorting domain-containing protein has translation MKTSSSTILGFALLVLCLTSAQASAVSFSDPAKVWPGLKHTPELSTQDQNGVPDLTGGTFTYDKHVLTAITLNYTDLQYNTPGWNGLWNGLAAGDWYFDVDNDNAWDYVIHKASSSSGYHLYESSDKWKYGTATLYDANGHFTQYNAFYGGTENRDWHPTTIQDTTLPYSTTKKHVTTYYNTDVVDLGSVSYDGWDKIDDLTKVSSSVATGSSTWDLSKTLYGGIDLNAFKGQNINFGFTMVCANDVLFDHTRVPTPEPGTMLLMGAGALCAGLARARKRFFRQ, from the coding sequence ATGAAAACATCATCGTCCACAATACTCGGCTTCGCACTTCTGGTTCTCTGCCTCACCTCGGCCCAAGCCAGTGCGGTGTCCTTCAGCGACCCGGCCAAGGTCTGGCCGGGCCTCAAGCACACGCCCGAGCTGTCCACCCAGGACCAGAACGGCGTGCCGGACCTCACCGGCGGAACCTTCACCTACGACAAACACGTGCTGACTGCGATAACGCTCAACTATACCGATCTCCAATACAACACTCCCGGCTGGAACGGCCTCTGGAACGGACTGGCCGCGGGAGACTGGTATTTCGACGTCGACAACGACAACGCCTGGGACTACGTGATCCACAAGGCGAGCAGCAGTTCAGGCTACCACCTGTACGAGTCGTCCGACAAATGGAAGTACGGGACAGCGACCCTCTACGACGCGAACGGCCACTTCACACAGTACAATGCCTTCTACGGCGGCACCGAGAACCGCGACTGGCATCCCACCACCATCCAGGATACGACGCTCCCCTACTCGACCACGAAGAAACACGTCACCACGTACTACAATACGGACGTCGTGGACCTGGGTTCCGTCTCCTACGATGGATGGGACAAGATCGACGATCTTACCAAGGTATCGAGTTCCGTGGCCACAGGCTCCTCTACCTGGGACCTGAGCAAGACCCTCTACGGCGGCATCGACCTGAACGCGTTCAAGGGCCAGAACATCAACTTCGGCTTCACCATGGTCTGCGCCAACGACGTGCTCTTCGACCACACCAGGGTTCCCACGCCCGAACCCGGCACCATGCTCCTGATGGGCGCGGGCGCCCTCTGCGCGGGCCTTGCGCGGGCCCGGAAAAGATTCTTCCGCCAATAA
- a CDS encoding CreA family protein has protein sequence MPRAIIVALCIVLAAAAARAEEVDCVTTEWKLLGANHKVCVYAFEDPDFPCITCYLSQARTGGISGTVGLAEDPSEFSLECRQMCPVTLPEKLPKSKKVFSEGTSALFKDTQITRLYDAKRRTLVYLAISRKIIAGSPKNAISTVVVR, from the coding sequence ATGCCGAGAGCCATCATAGTCGCCCTGTGCATCGTCCTGGCCGCAGCCGCCGCTCGCGCCGAGGAGGTCGACTGCGTCACCACCGAATGGAAGCTGCTGGGGGCCAACCACAAGGTCTGCGTCTACGCCTTCGAGGACCCGGACTTCCCCTGCATAACCTGCTACCTGTCCCAGGCCCGCACCGGCGGCATCTCCGGCACGGTTGGCCTGGCCGAAGACCCCTCCGAGTTCTCCCTGGAATGCCGCCAGATGTGCCCGGTCACGCTGCCGGAGAAGCTGCCAAAATCAAAGAAGGTGTTCTCTGAAGGCACGTCCGCGCTCTTCAAGGACACCCAGATCACCCGCCTCTACGACGCCAAGCGCAGGACGCTGGTCTATCTGGCCATCAGCCGCAAGATCATCGCCGGGTCGCCCAAGAACGCGATCTCAACGGTGGTCGTCAGGTAA
- a CDS encoding sensor domain-containing protein — translation MSVIFDFKGRCGQYFRNLFDKVPNAACLIDRFDTVFTVNAAFEHLFGYPLAEIEGRSLRGLIIPPGRENELAGMTEALARHGSARVETTRVRRDGSLLQVVVTLFPASENPDDDLMFAVYTDIQELRETEKSLQQAEDKYRSIFEHAAEGIFQTAPEGRYLAANPALARIYGYDTPGDLMDSLRDIEAQLYVDPGRRDEFVQAVTASGQVTDFESRIRRKDGSIIWISENARAVRGENGQVAYFEGMVSDITARKQAEEALKRERALLKMLFEGSPQAMVLLSPEGRILDVNPAFVRLFGHDRQDIVGEFNRHLIVPEDLMAESESFFRTIDAGLPVSRQTIRKARNGMRIPVSVLGYPVVIAGRLEGIYYIYEDITERKNFEEQLTHQAFHDALTGLPNRNLFTERLSRAMERSKRRPGYHFAVLLLDLDRFKRINDSLGHLAGDMLLKGIARRLEACLRSVDTVARLGGDEFAVLLEEFASTREVIEVADRIKEVLDRPFQISGNEVYCGASIGIVLRTQGYSTPEEILRDSDTAMYRSKESGKDRLAFTQKMREAAVENLRLENELRHGLKNGDLVLHYQPVVRVPGGELLGFEALARWNHPERGMIPPARFIPLAEETGLIIPLGEWVLAEAMRQLSLWREEHLQARNLFLTVNISSKQFRQTDLVDAVRRRLSKRRIPPELFKLEITESVIMRDAKSSAEKLGQLKALGIQLLVDDFGTGYSSLSYLQRFPIDGLKIDRSFVSGDERENVEIVRTIVSLARTLELDVVAEGVETAAQLASLADAGCQSAQGYWFARPLDAESAGELVAGGGTLP, via the coding sequence ATGAGCGTCATCTTCGATTTCAAGGGCAGGTGCGGGCAGTACTTCCGGAACCTGTTCGACAAGGTACCGAACGCGGCGTGCCTGATCGACAGGTTCGACACCGTATTCACGGTGAACGCGGCGTTCGAACATCTCTTCGGCTATCCGCTGGCCGAGATCGAAGGCAGGTCGCTTCGCGGGCTCATCATCCCCCCGGGCAGGGAGAACGAGCTGGCCGGGATGACCGAGGCCCTGGCACGGCACGGTTCGGCCAGGGTGGAGACCACGCGGGTGCGCCGCGACGGCAGCCTGCTCCAGGTGGTGGTGACCCTCTTCCCGGCCTCCGAGAACCCGGACGACGACCTGATGTTCGCCGTCTACACGGACATCCAGGAACTGCGCGAAACCGAGAAAAGCCTCCAGCAGGCCGAGGACAAGTACCGCTCCATCTTCGAGCACGCCGCCGAGGGCATCTTCCAGACCGCCCCCGAGGGCCGTTACCTGGCCGCCAACCCCGCCCTGGCGCGCATCTACGGCTACGATACGCCCGGCGACCTCATGGACAGCCTGCGCGACATCGAGGCCCAGCTCTACGTGGATCCGGGCCGCAGGGACGAGTTTGTCCAGGCCGTCACCGCATCCGGCCAGGTCACGGATTTCGAATCGCGCATCCGCCGCAAGGACGGCTCGATCATCTGGATCAGCGAGAACGCCCGGGCCGTGCGCGGCGAGAACGGCCAGGTGGCGTACTTCGAGGGCATGGTCTCCGACATCACCGCCCGCAAACAGGCCGAAGAGGCCCTGAAGCGCGAACGAGCCCTTCTGAAGATGCTCTTCGAGGGCTCGCCCCAGGCCATGGTCCTCCTGAGCCCCGAGGGGCGCATCCTGGACGTCAACCCGGCTTTCGTCCGGCTTTTCGGCCACGACAGGCAGGACATCGTGGGGGAATTCAACCGACACCTCATCGTGCCCGAAGACCTCATGGCCGAAAGCGAAAGCTTCTTCAGGACCATCGACGCGGGCCTACCCGTGAGCCGGCAGACCATTCGCAAGGCACGCAATGGCATGCGCATCCCCGTGTCGGTGCTGGGATATCCCGTCGTCATCGCCGGCAGACTCGAGGGCATCTACTACATCTACGAAGACATCACCGAGCGCAAAAACTTCGAGGAGCAGCTCACCCACCAAGCCTTCCACGACGCCCTCACCGGCCTGCCCAACCGCAACCTGTTCACGGAGCGTCTGAGCCGGGCCATGGAGCGCTCCAAGCGCCGCCCCGGCTACCACTTCGCCGTGTTGCTCCTGGACCTGGACCGTTTCAAGCGCATCAACGACAGCCTGGGCCACCTGGCCGGAGACATGCTGCTCAAGGGCATCGCCCGCCGCCTGGAGGCATGCCTGCGCTCCGTTGACACCGTGGCCAGGCTGGGCGGCGACGAATTCGCCGTGCTCCTGGAGGAGTTCGCGTCCACGCGTGAGGTCATCGAGGTGGCCGACCGCATCAAGGAAGTGTTGGACCGCCCGTTCCAGATCTCCGGCAACGAGGTCTACTGCGGAGCCAGCATCGGCATCGTGCTCAGGACCCAGGGCTATTCCACTCCCGAGGAGATCCTGCGCGACTCCGACACCGCCATGTACCGCTCCAAGGAGTCCGGCAAGGACCGCCTGGCCTTCACCCAAAAGATGCGCGAGGCGGCCGTGGAAAACCTGCGCCTGGAAAACGAGCTGCGCCATGGCCTGAAGAACGGCGATCTGGTCCTGCACTACCAGCCCGTGGTGCGCGTGCCGGGCGGCGAACTGCTCGGGTTCGAGGCGCTGGCGCGGTGGAACCATCCTGAGCGGGGCATGATCCCCCCGGCGCGGTTCATCCCCCTGGCCGAGGAAACCGGACTGATCATCCCGCTGGGCGAGTGGGTGCTGGCCGAGGCCATGCGCCAGCTGAGCCTCTGGCGCGAGGAGCACCTCCAGGCCCGGAATCTCTTCCTCACCGTGAACATCTCCAGCAAGCAGTTCCGCCAGACCGACCTGGTGGACGCCGTGCGCCGCAGGCTCTCCAAGCGCCGCATCCCCCCGGAGCTCTTCAAGCTGGAGATCACCGAAAGCGTCATCATGCGCGACGCCAAGAGCTCCGCCGAGAAGCTGGGCCAGCTCAAGGCCCTGGGCATCCAGCTCCTGGTGGACGACTTCGGCACGGGCTACTCCTCGCTGTCCTACCTGCAGCGCTTTCCCATCGACGGCCTCAAGATCGACCGCTCCTTCGTCAGCGGCGACGAGCGCGAAAACGTCGAGATCGTGCGCACCATCGTCTCCCTGGCTCGCACCCTGGAGCTGGACGTGGTGGCGGAAGGCGTGGAGACCGCCGCGCAGCTCGCGAGCCTGGCCGACGCGGGCTGCCAGAGCGCCCAGGGATACTGGTTCGCGCGACCGCTTGACGCCGAGAGCGCCGGGGAGCTCGTCGCGGGCGGGGGAACGCTCCCTTAG
- a CDS encoding universal stress protein, producing the protein MNVLVAHDGSPQADKALEAAVTLASAPGGRLDIVSVVPDLCLSSEEISVEDCNLIAASLATEARGLMAKVEQGLSGRGVSAQVHIRHGRPAEAIAECAADLGSDVAVLGSHGRHGAARALLGSVSSRVAELARCNVFIVK; encoded by the coding sequence ATGAATGTTCTCGTGGCCCACGACGGTTCGCCCCAGGCGGACAAGGCCCTGGAGGCGGCCGTCACGCTGGCGTCCGCCCCTGGCGGCAGACTCGACATCGTCAGCGTCGTGCCGGACCTATGCCTCTCCTCGGAGGAAATCTCCGTGGAGGACTGCAACTTGATCGCGGCCAGCCTGGCGACCGAAGCCAGGGGGCTCATGGCCAAGGTGGAGCAGGGGCTGTCCGGCAGGGGCGTATCCGCGCAGGTCCACATCCGGCACGGCCGCCCGGCCGAGGCCATCGCGGAGTGCGCCGCCGATCTCGGCAGCGATGTGGCGGTGCTTGGAAGCCACGGCAGGCACGGGGCGGCCAGGGCGCTCCTGGGCTCCGTGTCGTCGCGGGTGGCCGAGCTTGCCCGCTGCAACGTCTTCATCGTCAAATAA
- a CDS encoding YeiH family protein yields MEDRGVFAKIAAILPGLVVMVLTLYALRTWVEPWMGKQVLFGQSGWLVKSLHLNYILLAIIVGMLYRNLLFRGKIPDWATEGFRTTRLFIKTGVIMLGSLYTIQGLAKVGGIAIALIMTFVFGTIFFVMWFGKRIGMDRSMIGVMGAACGVCGVSAAIATSPTVRAKPAEVALAIATILGFGILTMFISPIIGKAVGFTDYQYGAWVGTGILNSGQVLATCLAFNPTIAPGTAVAYGEIWNVVRVISIPFVVFFICLWYWRGEAEAEHVSLMQIMSSKFPLFVLGFFGMTALSSLDMLGKEGSVTLALMRDWMSWIFGIGLVGIGAYIDLGEIKAAGGKPLKVGLIAGAAKYTLAFLLIYFFIPKEGPF; encoded by the coding sequence ATGGAAGACAGAGGCGTATTCGCAAAAATCGCCGCCATCCTCCCGGGGCTTGTGGTGATGGTGCTCACGCTTTACGCGCTACGCACCTGGGTCGAGCCCTGGATGGGCAAACAGGTGCTCTTCGGCCAGTCCGGGTGGCTCGTCAAATCGCTGCACCTCAACTACATCCTGCTGGCCATCATCGTGGGCATGCTCTACCGCAACCTGCTTTTCCGGGGAAAGATTCCGGACTGGGCGACCGAGGGCTTCCGCACCACGCGGCTGTTCATCAAGACCGGCGTCATCATGCTTGGTTCGCTCTACACCATCCAGGGCCTGGCCAAGGTGGGTGGCATCGCCATCGCGCTCATTATGACCTTCGTGTTCGGCACCATCTTTTTCGTGATGTGGTTCGGCAAGCGCATCGGCATGGACCGCTCCATGATCGGCGTCATGGGCGCGGCCTGCGGCGTGTGCGGCGTGTCCGCCGCCATCGCCACCTCGCCCACGGTGCGGGCCAAGCCCGCCGAGGTGGCCCTGGCCATCGCCACCATTCTGGGCTTCGGCATCCTGACCATGTTCATAAGCCCCATCATCGGCAAGGCCGTGGGCTTCACCGACTACCAGTACGGCGCGTGGGTGGGCACGGGCATCCTGAACTCCGGACAGGTGCTGGCCACCTGCCTGGCCTTCAACCCCACCATCGCCCCGGGCACGGCCGTGGCCTACGGCGAGATCTGGAACGTGGTGCGCGTCATCTCGATCCCCTTCGTGGTCTTCTTCATCTGCCTCTGGTACTGGCGCGGCGAGGCCGAGGCCGAGCACGTCAGCCTCATGCAGATCATGAGCTCCAAGTTTCCCCTCTTCGTGCTGGGCTTCTTCGGCATGACCGCACTGTCCTCCCTGGACATGCTGGGCAAGGAAGGCTCCGTCACCCTGGCGCTCATGCGCGACTGGATGAGCTGGATCTTCGGTATCGGCCTGGTGGGCATCGGAGCCTACATCGACCTGGGCGAGATCAAGGCCGCGGGCGGCAAGCCCCTCAAGGTCGGACTCATCGCGGGCGCGGCCAAGTACACCCTGGCCTTCCTTCTCATCTATTTCTTCATCCCCAAGGAAGGGCCTTTCTAA
- a CDS encoding biotin/lipoyl-binding protein — translation MSAEDKKKKLTVFKSDRHEDLAGCVFAGLVVVIVLTYMAFFVKEVDIKAPADGRIVAVKAAKDAHVKEGDVLFSYETKKKKFEHGQVQEAVVTVDFQAKVPGKILSISRKDGDAVKKNDLVLVMDHESGTLP, via the coding sequence ATGTCCGCCGAAGACAAGAAAAAGAAACTCACCGTATTCAAGTCCGACCGCCACGAGGACCTGGCCGGGTGCGTGTTCGCCGGCCTGGTGGTGGTGATCGTCCTGACCTACATGGCCTTCTTCGTGAAGGAGGTCGACATCAAGGCCCCGGCAGATGGCAGGATCGTGGCCGTGAAAGCCGCCAAGGACGCCCACGTGAAGGAAGGGGACGTCCTCTTCTCCTACGAGACCAAGAAGAAGAAATTCGAGCACGGCCAGGTGCAGGAAGCCGTGGTCACGGTGGACTTCCAGGCCAAGGTGCCGGGCAAGATCCTCTCCATATCCAGGAAGGACGGCGACGCGGTCAAGAAGAACGACCTCGTGCTGGTCATGGACCACGAGTCCGGGACGCTGCCGTAA
- a CDS encoding universal stress protein, with translation MAVLLALDESAQAMDEALRIARERGEALTALFVQDATWHDYLGSDWLSGSNSRGGYIEWAAGHDIRESEEVPRLLLEKAGDQNVAVKVTAGRVPEEILKELGAGDYSMLVMAHPFRRGLEVLRDTAGSLLKKLPCSLHLVHEPVPEK, from the coding sequence ATGGCCGTGCTGCTCGCCCTGGACGAATCGGCCCAGGCCATGGACGAGGCCCTCAGGATCGCGCGCGAGCGCGGCGAGGCCCTCACCGCCCTGTTCGTGCAGGACGCCACCTGGCACGACTACCTCGGCAGCGATTGGCTCTCCGGCTCCAACAGCCGCGGCGGTTACATCGAATGGGCCGCCGGGCACGACATCCGCGAGTCGGAGGAAGTACCCCGGCTCCTCCTGGAGAAGGCCGGAGACCAGAACGTGGCCGTGAAGGTGACGGCCGGGCGCGTGCCGGAGGAGATCCTCAAGGAACTGGGCGCGGGGGACTACTCCATGCTGGTCATGGCCCACCCCTTCCGGCGCGGCCTGGAAGTGCTGCGCGACACGGCCGGGAGCCTCCTGAAGAAGCTGCCGTGCTCGCTGCACCTGGTGCACGAGCCGGTCCCGGAAAAATGA
- a CDS encoding c-type heme family protein — translation MKKARLQTRLLLRLLAVMLGIGLVFGLSLNHYLRVLLETEVADKADLVFSNVLAMQTYVRESLRPTMFDILPQDGFVMEAMSTSYVTRKVMSDLNGAKDKFTYRRVALDPRNPEYGANAMEGGLIAHFQAHPEARQVNRYYTQDGQEYFLTARPVVFDESCLSCHGSPSAAPKVLLTRYGSERGFGRHEGEIAGLDSIIMPVDSEARAISRVLTGFIVVFACGCALILGTNHLFFDRMTVVNIGRLAALMRSRFPAEAGRTLDNPPRPPRRGGGEIEGMIADMERFADHLRDARQQLKDYAVNLEGKVLERTAEARREADARSADVRLFLHVLELFVKGADRAALLDRALEAVAGRFGADAAGFSCFYSMSQRCWPASKPVPPLSGADREALFDGRGVFGPGLAVVGVHAAGTVRGALSLRWDGDVELSPREREVLAAVGHQLGIALENLEAMENLLRQKTVLESIFEGIADPLFLLSGAGEVLHANESANQLLAALGGDAGLLGFAALAAETGSASDAAISQEVLLPGNRSLILRAYPLEALGGPGGLGRAIVYARDNSVEKTMMARLQQSEKSLALGLLSAGLAHEINNPLGVILCYARLLWDDGKSPHAPDLDIIIRYTLQAQKVLEDLMRFARPKPESVGPVELEPAARFIARVFKGKAAKTGIEIVTGVPDGLAPVRANASALEQVLTNLLLNALDALEEQAAQGGGRVSIEARQDKSSEEVLLIVRDNGPGIPTENLSRLFDPFFTTKSVGKGTGLGLSVVYGLVSGLGGHIEASNDGGAVFTVHLPVWADSPEESDD, via the coding sequence ATGAAGAAAGCCAGACTCCAGACCAGGCTCCTCCTGCGGCTCTTGGCCGTTATGCTCGGCATCGGCCTGGTCTTCGGGCTGTCGCTCAACCACTACCTGCGCGTGCTTCTCGAGACCGAGGTGGCGGACAAGGCCGACCTCGTGTTCTCCAACGTCCTGGCCATGCAGACCTACGTGCGCGAGAGCCTGCGCCCCACAATGTTCGACATCCTGCCCCAGGACGGCTTCGTCATGGAGGCCATGTCCACCTCCTACGTCACACGCAAGGTCATGAGCGACTTGAACGGCGCCAAGGACAAGTTCACCTACCGCCGTGTGGCCCTGGACCCCCGCAACCCCGAATACGGGGCCAACGCCATGGAGGGCGGCCTCATCGCCCATTTCCAGGCCCATCCCGAGGCGCGCCAGGTAAACCGCTACTACACCCAGGACGGCCAGGAATACTTCCTGACCGCGCGTCCCGTGGTCTTCGACGAATCCTGCCTGTCCTGCCACGGCAGCCCCTCGGCCGCGCCCAAGGTGCTGCTCACGCGCTACGGCTCCGAGCGTGGTTTCGGCCGCCACGAAGGCGAGATCGCCGGCCTGGACAGCATCATCATGCCCGTGGACAGCGAGGCCCGGGCCATAAGCCGGGTGCTCACGGGCTTCATTGTGGTCTTCGCCTGCGGCTGCGCGCTCATTCTCGGCACCAACCACCTGTTCTTCGACCGCATGACCGTTGTGAACATCGGCAGGCTGGCCGCGCTCATGCGCAGCCGCTTCCCTGCCGAGGCCGGGCGCACCCTGGACAATCCTCCCCGGCCCCCCCGCCGGGGAGGCGGCGAGATAGAGGGCATGATCGCGGACATGGAGCGTTTCGCCGATCACCTGCGCGACGCAAGGCAGCAGCTCAAGGACTACGCCGTCAACCTGGAGGGCAAGGTGCTCGAGCGCACCGCCGAGGCCCGGCGAGAGGCCGACGCCCGCAGCGCCGACGTGCGGCTGTTCCTCCACGTGCTGGAACTTTTCGTGAAAGGCGCGGACCGGGCGGCCTTGTTGGACCGGGCCCTGGAGGCCGTGGCCGGGCGCTTCGGCGCGGATGCGGCCGGGTTCAGCTGCTTCTACTCCATGAGCCAGCGCTGCTGGCCCGCCTCGAAACCTGTTCCGCCTCTTTCCGGTGCGGACCGCGAGGCCCTGTTCGACGGGCGGGGCGTGTTCGGGCCGGGGCTTGCCGTGGTGGGCGTTCACGCGGCGGGCACCGTGCGCGGCGCCTTGTCCCTGCGCTGGGACGGCGACGTGGAACTTTCGCCGCGGGAGCGCGAGGTGCTCGCGGCCGTGGGCCACCAGCTGGGCATCGCCCTGGAAAACCTGGAGGCCATGGAGAACCTGCTGCGTCAGAAAACGGTGCTGGAATCCATCTTCGAAGGCATCGCAGACCCCCTCTTTTTGCTCTCGGGCGCAGGCGAGGTGCTCCACGCCAACGAGAGCGCCAACCAGCTCCTGGCGGCCCTGGGCGGAGACGCGGGCCTTCTGGGTTTCGCCGCCCTGGCCGCCGAGACAGGCAGCGCCTCGGATGCGGCCATTTCCCAAGAGGTGCTCCTGCCCGGCAACCGCTCCCTCATCCTGCGGGCCTATCCGCTGGAGGCCCTGGGTGGGCCGGGCGGACTGGGCCGGGCCATCGTCTACGCCCGCGACAACAGCGTGGAAAAGACCATGATGGCCAGGCTCCAGCAGAGCGAGAAGTCCCTGGCCCTGGGGCTTCTCTCCGCCGGACTGGCCCACGAGATCAACAATCCCCTGGGAGTCATTCTCTGCTACGCCCGCCTGCTCTGGGACGACGGCAAAAGCCCCCACGCCCCGGACCTGGACATCATCATCCGCTACACCCTCCAGGCCCAGAAGGTGCTCGAGGACCTCATGCGCTTCGCCAGGCCCAAGCCGGAGTCCGTGGGGCCGGTGGAGCTGGAACCCGCAGCCCGGTTCATCGCCCGTGTGTTCAAGGGCAAGGCCGCCAAGACCGGAATCGAGATCGTGACCGGCGTGCCGGACGGCCTTGCTCCCGTGCGGGCCAACGCCTCGGCCCTGGAACAGGTGCTCACCAACCTGCTCCTGAACGCCCTGGACGCCCTGGAAGAGCAGGCGGCGCAAGGCGGCGGGCGCGTCAGCATCGAGGCCCGCCAGGACAAATCTTCAGAGGAGGTCCTCCTCATCGTGCGCGACAACGGCCCCGGCATCCCCACGGAAAACCTGAGCCGCCTCTTCGACCCCTTCTTCACCACCAAGAGCGTGGGCAAGGGCACGGGCCTGGGGCTCTCGGTGGTCTACGGCCTGGTGAGCGGCCTGGGCGGCCATATCGAGGCGTCAAACGACGGCGGGGCGGTATTCACCGTCCACCTGCCCGTCTGGGCCGACAGCCCGGAGGAATCCGATGACTGA
- a CDS encoding sigma-54-dependent transcriptional regulator, giving the protein MTDQLSSDAILVVDDETNFAKGLARLIQKGFPAHPVLVRASAAEALEVLQERPCALLVTDVRMPGQDGFALLEQAITLEPALTVVMLSGHGSVESVVKALKSGAYDFLSKPVDQDVLYRTVSRALDRSALARENRLLRQAAQEPGNRPSLIGESPAMRHLRAETLAVAQNDYTVLILGESGSGKELVARTIHSLSRRGARPMVSLNCTAVPEHILESELFGHVKGAFTGAVKARQGLFMAADGSSLLLDEIGDMPVHVQPKLLRALQEKEVRPVGGSESVRVDARILASTNQRLEARMASGEFREDLYYRLNVLTVRVPSLRERSQDIPLLAMHFLTRTCSELDACRKELTPEAMDYLCSRPWPGNVRELQNFVRRAAVFCSGSFITGMQLRLLDAQVKAPGTGAVGFEPYLSAKERVIDDFTRSYALSLMERCKGNVTHAARMSGLERVSLQKILKRLAIDAAKFRPAGESWEE; this is encoded by the coding sequence ATGACTGACCAGCTCTCGAGCGACGCCATCCTCGTGGTGGACGACGAGACCAACTTCGCCAAGGGACTGGCCCGGCTCATCCAGAAGGGGTTCCCCGCCCACCCCGTGCTGGTGCGGGCAAGCGCGGCCGAGGCCCTTGAGGTGCTCCAGGAGCGCCCCTGCGCGCTGCTCGTAACCGACGTGCGCATGCCCGGCCAGGACGGCTTCGCCCTGCTGGAGCAGGCCATCACCCTGGAACCGGCCCTCACCGTGGTCATGCTCTCGGGCCACGGCAGCGTGGAGAGCGTGGTGAAGGCGCTCAAGAGCGGGGCCTACGATTTCCTCTCCAAGCCCGTGGACCAGGACGTGCTCTACCGGACGGTGTCGCGTGCCCTGGACCGCTCCGCCCTGGCCCGCGAGAACCGGCTGCTGCGCCAGGCCGCTCAGGAGCCCGGCAACCGCCCCTCGCTCATCGGCGAGAGCCCGGCCATGCGCCATCTGCGCGCCGAGACCCTGGCCGTGGCCCAGAACGACTACACCGTGCTGATCCTTGGCGAATCCGGTTCCGGCAAGGAGCTCGTGGCCCGCACCATCCATTCTCTGAGCAGGCGCGGCGCGCGGCCCATGGTCAGCCTCAACTGCACCGCCGTGCCCGAGCACATCCTCGAATCCGAACTCTTCGGCCACGTGAAGGGAGCCTTCACCGGCGCGGTCAAGGCCCGCCAGGGGCTCTTCATGGCCGCCGACGGATCGAGCCTTTTGCTGGACGAGATTGGCGACATGCCCGTGCACGTGCAGCCCAAGCTCCTGCGCGCCCTGCAGGAGAAGGAGGTGCGCCCCGTGGGCGGCAGCGAATCCGTCCGGGTGGACGCGCGCATCCTGGCCTCCACCAACCAGCGCCTGGAGGCCCGCATGGCCTCGGGCGAGTTCCGCGAGGACCTCTACTACCGCCTGAACGTGCTCACCGTGCGCGTGCCGTCTTTGCGCGAGCGCTCCCAGGACATCCCGCTCCTGGCCATGCATTTCCTCACGCGCACCTGCTCCGAGCTCGATGCCTGCCGCAAGGAGCTGACCCCTGAGGCCATGGATTACCTGTGCTCGCGGCCCTGGCCCGGCAACGTGCGCGAGCTGCAGAACTTCGTGCGCCGAGCCGCCGTGTTCTGCAGCGGCTCGTTCATCACCGGGATGCAGCTGCGCCTGCTGGACGCCCAGGTGAAGGCCCCGGGAACGGGGGCCGTGGGGTTCGAGCCCTACCTGTCGGCAAAGGAGCGGGTCATCGACGACTTCACCCGCTCGTACGCGCTCAGCCTGATGGAACGCTGCAAGGGCAACGTCACCCACGCGGCCCGGATGTCCGGGCTGGAGCGGGTGTCGCTGCAGAAGATACTCAAGAGATTGGCAATCGATGCGGCTAAGTTCAGGCCGGCAGGGGAGAGTTGGGAAGAGTAA
- a CDS encoding LysE family translocator → MFGIHDFALFVVSGILLNLTPGPDTLYVAARGASHGFKGGAVAVLGITTGCFVHILAASLGLSAVLATSAAAFTVVKLAGAAYLLYTGLSMLLARKRGGQDAQVPGAAQAAGSAAAPAALRRVYAQGFLTNALNPKVALFFLAFLPQFIDPAAPEKGVAFFILGCVVDFTGAAWMLALAWMSARVARGVAVGGRASAWFSRIAGGLFVALGVRLALADNG, encoded by the coding sequence ATGTTCGGCATTCATGATTTCGCGCTTTTCGTCGTCTCGGGGATTCTGCTCAACCTGACTCCCGGCCCGGACACCCTCTACGTGGCCGCGCGCGGCGCGTCCCACGGGTTCAAGGGCGGGGCCGTGGCTGTGCTGGGCATCACCACGGGCTGCTTCGTGCACATCCTGGCTGCGTCGCTCGGGCTCTCGGCGGTGCTGGCCACTTCGGCGGCTGCCTTCACCGTGGTCAAGCTGGCCGGAGCGGCTTACCTGCTCTACACCGGCCTGTCCATGCTGCTCGCCAGGAAGCGGGGCGGCCAGGATGCCCAAGTCCCCGGGGCCGCCCAGGCTGCCGGTTCGGCCGCCGCTCCGGCGGCCCTGCGCCGGGTGTACGCCCAGGGCTTTCTCACCAACGCCTTGAACCCCAAGGTGGCCCTGTTCTTCCTGGCCTTTTTGCCCCAGTTCATCGACCCGGCCGCGCCAGAAAAGGGCGTGGCCTTCTTCATCCTGGGCTGCGTGGTTGATTTCACGGGCGCGGCCTGGATGCTCGCCCTGGCCTGGATGTCGGCCCGGGTGGCCCGGGGAGTGGCCGTGGGCGGGCGCGCTTCGGCCTGGTTTTCGCGCATCGCCGGCGGGCTGTTCGTGGCCCTGGGCGTACGCCTGGCCCTGGCGGACAACGGCTGA